Proteins encoded together in one Lathyrus oleraceus cultivar Zhongwan6 chromosome 5, CAAS_Psat_ZW6_1.0, whole genome shotgun sequence window:
- the LOC127086670 gene encoding NDR1/HIN1-like protein 1, giving the protein MEPQPLQTNTNATTRVPNSSALGIIRRLTWTFVLLFLLLTVIISIAWNVMDPHKPRFRVSTISVSNFSVSNSELKGVFEVELNITNPNKKVEITVDQFSVWVSYSTVGLSEAILLQPIYLKKTGDKGVKIKFSLKNSSITKLAHNKVLCNDLVKDWNKGVVNFDVNMMARVVYEAGILPSREKFLDIYCGNLDVGFIPIKNTGKLLGVGKDCHAEI; this is encoded by the coding sequence ATGGAGCCACAGCCTCTTCAAACCAACACTAATGCAACTACTAGGGTCCCAAATTCCTCTGCTCTAGGTATAATCCGTAGACTTACCTGGACATTCGTTTTACTTTTTCTTCTTTTAACTGTTATCATCTCAATAGCTTGGAATGTCATGGACCCTCATAAACCTCGTTTTCGAGTCAGCACAATCTCTGTATCCAATTTCAGCGTCTCTAATTCAGAGCTCAAAGGTGTGTTTGAGGTTGAATTAAACATAACAAATCCAAACAAAAAGGTAGAAATAACGGTTGACCAATTCTCTGTCTGGGTGTCTTATAGCACCGTGGGACTCTCAGAGGCCATTTTGCTGCAACCCATTTACTTGAAGAAGACCGGTGACAAGGGTGTAAAGATTAAGTTTAGCTTAAAGAACTCTTCCATCACCAAATTAGCTCATAATAAAGTGTTGTGTAATGATCTGGTTAAGGATTGGAACAAAGGGGTAGTGAACTTTGACGTGAACATGATGGCTAGAGTTGTCTATGAAGCTGGAATATTGCCAAGTAGGGAAAAATTCTTGGACATATATTGTGGTAATCTTGATGTTGGATTTATTCCTATAAAGAACACCGGTAAGCTCCTAGGTGTTGGGAAGGACTGTCACGCTGAAATTTAG